A single Anopheles funestus chromosome 2RL, idAnoFuneDA-416_04, whole genome shotgun sequence DNA region contains:
- the LOC125774940 gene encoding vitelline membrane protein 15a-2-like: MQSFTVVTAILLSVCVLGCMAQYGGYAPHPKPAAKHAPVYHHAPAPMHHGGYHGGKGGHVPCGANLLVSCSPHVAHVPCVPAHGGGHHQYHHGGHHGGYRAFEQSETEADE; the protein is encoded by the coding sequence ATGCAGTCCTTTACCGTAGTCACCGCAATCCTTCTGTCCGTGTGCGTGCTTGGCTGTATGGCACAGTACGGTGGTTATGCACCACATCCGAAACCTGCAGCAAAACATGCCCCGGTGTACCATCACGCGCCAGCACCGATGCATCACGGAGGCTATCACGGTGGTAAGGGAGGCCATGTGCCGTGTGGAGCGAACCTGCTCGTTTCCTGCTCACCCCACGTAGCGCACGTGCCCTGTGTACCGGCCCACGGTGGTGGACATCATCAGTATCATCATGGTGGCCATCACGGTGGATACCGGGCGTTCGAACAGTCCGAAACGGAAGCTGACGAATGA